Part of the Oscillibacter hominis genome is shown below.
AGAACCAAGCAAATCCTGCGAAAAAGCACTTTCGCCCCGGAGAGATTTAATGACCTCTGCCCGGAGCGTATCAAGCTCGGCGGCGGCCTTGGCGTAGTCTGATTTTGCACTTTTGAGAAGTGCCTTCCGTTCTTCCATCTTTTCACGATAACGGATATTGACGATTTCACTTTTGGGGATCGCTTTCATCCGTTCAAAGATCTGCCGCACCACCTTGTCAATGATACCGTCAAGAATATGCGCTGTGTAGCCAGTCTGCCCGTCACACTCGGTTTGTTTGCGGGTCTTGCCGTAGCAGATATACCGCACACGCTTTACAATGCGGTGAGCATCTTCCTTGCACGGATAAGCCTTGCCGTTGGTGGTGAGCGCCAGCCGGGAGCCACAATGCCCGCAAAAGACATTCCCGGCCAGCAAGGACTGGCCACGGGTATTCAGCGGTACACGCCGTTCCTGTTCGGCGGAGTTGGCGCGGGAGGTACGAATGTGCTGTGCGGCCTCAAACAGCTCCGGCGCTATGATCTGCAAATGGGGCAGCGTTTGGGAGCGGCTTTCGCCGCTGCGAAGCACCCCGGTATATGTCAGATTGCAAATGATACCCCGGACGCTGGCGTGATGCCACATTTTACCCGTTCTCGCCCGATAGCCAAGATTATTTAAGTAGGTGGCGATCCGTTGAGCGCCGAAACCCTCATGCACATATTTGTCAAAGATGATCCGTACCACAGCGGCCTCGGCCTCGTTGACAGCCAGTTCAAAAACCTCGTGCTTGCGTTTATTGAAGCGCCCACTCTTTACAAGGCCATATCCATAAGGAGCAAGACCGCCCTTGAAACCGCCGTCCTCGACGAGCTGGCCGAGAGCGGTTTTTGTGCGTATTGAAGTTTTTTCGCTTTCACCGTCAGCCTGCCAAAAGCGGATGTAGTTGGTGAGCTTGTCCGTGTGATTATCAAAACGCTGCTCACCCTCCTGCGTACTCCAGACCCGGATGCCGTTCTTAACAAACCATTCCACCACGAAAGGCGTTTCGTCAGCGATACGCCCGATACGGTCAAACATGAACACAAGCAGAATATCGAATTTTCCCTGTTTGGCTCGTTCCTTGATGATTTGCAGCTTGTCCCGGTTTTCGGCTCTAACTTTATGCCCGGACACGCCGTCCTCCTGCTCCTCGTGAACAATCGTCCATCCCATTTTTTCACAGAAGCGATGGCACTCTCTGCGCTGCATGGGAATGTCGGCTTGGCTTTTGTCATTGTAGTCCACCTGCTTATTGGTGGACACGCGGTATAGGCAATCAACCCGATTACTTGTCATCATTCTGTTTTCTATCATATTGATCCGTCCTTTCATTTGTCGATGGGTCAATGAAAAAACGCAATCAATACGCGGGGAATATGAAGTTTTCAAGGTACATAGGGACTACCCCCACTATTATTATCCCTCTGTTCGGGAGGGATTGCAAGGATGTCGCCGGAGCTATTTTTTGCCGTATTGTTGGCAAAGGAAGATAGTAAAATCTGCTTTACATGATGGAGCGCTGCCGCATTTTTGCAGTCTGCAAAGCTGGCGGTGATGGCGTAGCCATCCACAGCAAATGCGGTATGTTGTTTTCTCTGCTGCATAAAGACCTCCTTTTCAATTCTCGGCAACAGGGAAAGGCCAGCGCCTCATAAAAGCACTGGCCTGCGGCTTATGACCTTGGGACGAAATGTCCCAAGGTGTTTTTGAAAGGCGGGAGCGCCGCACCCGCTCCTGTTGGCCTGTCATAAGACAGCTCATATTCAATGCGACGCTCCCTCACAGCGGACAGCGACGATCCGTGACGGAGCATCAACTACTTTGCTGCGGAGAAGTGAAAACTACCTCTCATATACCAAGGACAAAAATCGGGCAAATGGAGATACCTTTACAGAAATTTTTTCAAATATTTTCTCATAGCCGCCTTGCCGCTTTTGACGGAATGGCGAACGGCGCTCTTGTCCACGCCCTGCTCCCGGGCGATCTGGCGGTAGCTCTTGCCGAGGATCAGATGCGCCTCCACCCGGACGCCCTGCACCTCCGGCAGAGAGTTGAGGGCGTTCCACAGGTGGACGAACAACTCCATACGATCCAGAAGCTCCTGCGGCGTCGGCTCATGCAGGCAGGCTGAGTATTCGATCCCATCGTCACAGTCGAGGGAATACTGCGCCTTATTGCGGGTCGTGCGCCGCTGATGGGCTGCTTCATACAGCTTGTCCGCCTTCAGCTCGGCGGCCACTTCGTCGGAAACTTCGATGTATTCATCATGGGTGTACCAAGCGTAAAAGTCCTTCAGGTTGATGGTCGTCATTTGTATTTCCTCCATTCGGTTCATGTGTGGGTGGGTGAACAGAACGGAGGAACGGCGGGGATCGGCAGCCGGGGCTGGCTGCTTTGGGACAAATTGTCCCAAGGTGCAGGCATATAAAAACGCCCGCACAGCATGACGCTATGCGGGCGCACGAAACAACATTTTCACTTACAAACTGACAGATTTCGCATCCACAGTCGTATAGCCCCGACGGTGGAAGTGCGCTTTTTTTAGCCAGTATAGATCAAATGCACTATCAATAAAGGAAAAGGACACGGCGATACCTCCTTGGATACCGCCGTATCCTTAAAAAAGGGCGACTTTACCACACCCTCCGTTGATCCAATTTTTCAACAGGAAAACGGCGGCTTGAAATATGATATTTCAAAACCGCCGGTTGATTTTAGCACGCAAAATCGTCATCGAATGGCGGTTTCATGTGTTCGGATTTATACGCTGAATAGTTATCTTTCACTCGAATAGTCAATAATGATTTTTTTGCAATCTTCGCACTTGAACGCAAATACGGTGTTGGAATTATCCGCTGCGCCATTGGAAAGGCAAGTGCTTCCCTTGCCCAAAGAAGAAAGTGATGCAACAAGCTGCTTCTTCAATGTCCAATACACGCCATCCCGACATTGGATATAACCCAATGTCATTTCTTTTTCACAATAAGGACACTTCATAAACTCTTTCCCCTTCCATCTTTCAAAGGCGTAAATCGCACGCGTTCTGTTTCATTTATCTCCGTCGCGCTTATTCTCTTTAATTGCCCGCAACAGGCAAAGTCCCATAGCCAAAACGGGCAGCAGCACCCGCAAGCACAAAAAGCCTTGCGGATCACCGAAATGAATATTTGCATCCAGAAGCAGTCCGGCTCCCCACGCTATCAGCGTAAAAACAATAGATGTGATGTACATAATAATATCTCCTTTTTACTTTCATCAATGAGTAAACGACTCTTTATAGGTTGCCGTTGTATCACCCGTTGTTGCTGTGATTTTCACATTATTTGTTCCGTTCTGCCGTGCAACAGGATACGGGATACTAATATCGACGGAATAGGCTTCACCCGGCTCTAATGTAACGGCTTCGGTTTCAAAGGCGTAATCCTCTCCGTTGAGAACAATTTGGGCAATCATATTCTTATCAAAGCTCACCGAATAATCGCCGATATTTTCAACGCTCCATGTGAATTTTAAGCCTTCTTCATCATATACGCCTGCGGTTGCCTTGCGTATCCCAATTTGTAGAATATCATTTTGAGAAGTGCTTTCTTCTCCTGGCAGTTCACTCTCATTGACGGGAGTTGCTTCAAGTTCGTTATTCAAATTGTTCCAATAAGAGCCAATATCCGCACTCGTGAAATACTCAAAATCGCCTGATTCTGATTTCAAATTGCCGTTTTTAGCTCCATAGCAGGCGTAAATCAAATCGTAACTTGTCCCGTCTGAAAGGTTAAATCTAAAGCTGGTCACATCCGCTCCAGCAGTTTCCTCAGCCGTTTTGTCTTTTAGGGATAAGCCCTTGAACATATCATACAGGGTCTTTATATCACTTTCAGCAACGACTACTTTCTTTTCTGCTGATGCGGGCACTCCGTCGTAGTGGTACATTTCAACGCTTTCGACATCTTCAACCTCAAACGGGAAGTCGATATTGACCGTTTTTCCGTTACAGCCAACAAGCCCCAGCGTTAGGATCAGCGCAAAGATTAAGGCGGTTATCTTCTTCATTTCATGCTCCTTTTTGTATTTAGCTATTTTTTTCATTGAACGACCACACTCCCTATCAATTTCTCACGATAGAACAAATAACTGCGTGGTCATCATTGTTATGATAGTTGATGACCAGTTTTGTGTTTTCATTGATATACCAAACATCCTCCATACTGCTACTTTCAGTTGGCTCACCCCAAGCAGCCGTTAGCTCTTGCTTGGTAAAATCAGTTATATAGCTGTTTAGCTGGGCTTCATCTTCCATATTTGATACCTGTTCCAACGAGGGTAGACTATCAATGTTTTTGTGGTGCAGATTGCCCCATGCAAAAATGCCTATCACCACTACTATTGCAATTACAAAAATAAGTATTTTTGTGTTCTTTTTCATGCAGTCACACTCCGTTCCAGATTCGTCATAAATGGAATCCTCCTTGTTTGTTATTGGGGTATCACCTATATAACGCACAAGGAGGAAAAAGGGGACAATATTTTTTGAATTATTTTTTCGTAATGCCTGCGGCGATCTTTACCAACTCGTCCGTATCAATAGAGCCATAAACCGAGAAGAAGCAGCCGTCCCACTCAAAGCAAATATAGCTCGTATCATCCTTCTGGAAGAAGTAGCCTGTTACCCC
Proteins encoded:
- a CDS encoding recombinase family protein, with translation MIENRMMTSNRVDCLYRVSTNKQVDYNDKSQADIPMQRRECHRFCEKMGWTIVHEEQEDGVSGHKVRAENRDKLQIIKERAKQGKFDILLVFMFDRIGRIADETPFVVEWFVKNGIRVWSTQEGEQRFDNHTDKLTNYIRFWQADGESEKTSIRTKTALGQLVEDGGFKGGLAPYGYGLVKSGRFNKRKHEVFELAVNEAEAAVVRIIFDKYVHEGFGAQRIATYLNNLGYRARTGKMWHHASVRGIICNLTYTGVLRSGESRSQTLPHLQIIAPELFEAAQHIRTSRANSAEQERRVPLNTRGQSLLAGNVFCGHCGSRLALTTNGKAYPCKEDAHRIVKRVRYICYGKTRKQTECDGQTGYTAHILDGIIDKVVRQIFERMKAIPKSEIVNIRYREKMEERKALLKSAKSDYAKAAAELDTLRAEVIKSLRGESAFSQDLLGSLISDCETKCLEVQHTMEAAQAAYDEGQAMLDALNAQYDDIISWADMYDSASTESKKMIVSCLIRRVEVYRDYRLHIDFNIDFEQFSAGLDISAIAA
- a CDS encoding PF20097 family protein — protein: MKCPYCEKEMTLGYIQCRDGVYWTLKKQLVASLSSLGKGSTCLSNGAADNSNTVFAFKCEDCKKIIIDYSSER
- a CDS encoding RNA polymerase sigma factor: MTTINLKDFYAWYTHDEYIEVSDEVAAELKADKLYEAAHQRRTTRNKAQYSLDCDDGIEYSACLHEPTPQELLDRMELFVHLWNALNSLPEVQGVRVEAHLILGKSYRQIAREQGVDKSAVRHSVKSGKAAMRKYLKKFL